From the Bacteroidia bacterium genome, the window CGGATAGGCTTCCACAACAAACGAATCGGCATTACCTAATTTGATGAGATGAAAATGTTGTTGCATAAAACAAATGATGCCACCGGCAAACAAACCGCCAACCACACCCACAAGGGTAATTAAAATGCCCTCCATGAAAAATATTTTTTTAACCATTGTGAAACCGGCACCCAAATTTTTAAGAATAATAATATCTTTCTTTTTCTCTATCACAAGCATGGTTAGTGTTCCCAGAATATTAAAAATTCCGATGACCATAATAAAAGAGAGAATAAGAAAAACAGCCCATTTCTCTGAACTCAGAATTTTGTATAGAAACTCATGTTGTTGAACACGGTTCTTAACAGAAAAGTCATTTCCGGTAATTTCCTTTATTTTCTGAATTATGGCAGCTTCATCAACACCGGGTTTGAGCATAATCTCCATTGCTGATGCTTTCCCTTCTGCATCAATAAACTCCTGAACAAAAGACCTTGGTGCTAAAATATATTTAGAATCAAAATCCTGTTGAATGGCAAAAATTCCACCAACGGTAATGTTCATCTGTCTTAATGAATTTTCAACGTCACTTGGTGAAGTAAAATTTTTGTCAGGGAGATAAAGCATCAGAGGCTCATTGGTCGTGTTCATGTTTACAGAGAGTGCATAGGCAACACCACTTCCAATAATGGCAAAGTTGCGTTCACCGCTTTTCAGAATCGGCAAACCGGTAATCACGGCTTTGCTAAGTCCGTTTTTTTTCATCAGCTCGCTGTCCATGCCTTTTAATGTAACAATGTCTTGTTTTTCTCCATATCGGGCAAGGCAGTTTTCCTCTATGGTAAAAGCGGCATACTGAATTCCGTTTATTGCATTAATCGTTTCAAGATTAATGGCGTCTGTATTAAAAGTTTTTCCTTTTACAGCTGTAATTTTAATGTCAGGGTCGAAGGTGTCGTAAAGTGAAATTACCAGATTACCAAATCCGTTGAATACACTTAATACCACAATCAATGCCATAGTGCCTGTAAACACACCGGCAATAGAAACCAGACTAACCAAATTGACAATGTTATGCGATTTCTTGCCTATGAGGTAACGCGATGCTATTTTGATAATCAGATTCATGCTTGTGGGCTAAAGTCAGCAAGTTTAATCACTTTTACAACAACGATTTAAATTTGTCTGTACTTTTTAAAACCTTAGCATTGTGTTAATAGGCTATAACAAGGCTAAATAGTATCTTCGCTGCCTCAAATTTGTAATGTGATGAAAAAACTCCACATGGTTGACCTGATTAGTCAATATCAAAAAATAAAACCTGAAGTTGATAAAGCTATTTCTGACACAGTTACTTCATCGGCCTACATAAACGGACCTGAGGTTAAAGCTTTTCAGGCAGAGCTGGAAAAATATTTGAGTGTAGGTCATGTAATAAATTGTGCAAATGGAACAGATGCTTTGCAGATAGCCATGATGGCACTCAATCTTCAACCCGGTGATGAAGTGATAACAGCAAGTTTTACTTATGTGGCTACGGCAGAAGTAATAGCATTACTAAAATTAAAACCTGTTTTAGTGGAAGTTATTCCCGGTACATTCTCAATAGATCCGGCAGCTATCGAAAAAGCCATCACACCAAAAACAAAAGCAATTGTTCCGGTGCATTTATTTGGTCAATGTGCCGATATGGAACCCATTATGAAAATTGCTGCTAAGCACAAGCTTTACGTAATTGAAGATGTGGCACAAGCCATTGGTGCAGATTACACTTTCTCTGATGGCAGAAAACAAAAAGCCGGTACAATAGGAACCATTGGCTGCACTTCATTTTTTCCGAGTAAAAATTTAGGTTGTATGGGCGATGGCGGAGCACTTTTTACCAATGATGATACTCTGGCAAAGAAAATAAGAATGATTGCTAACCATGGTCAGTCTGTTCAGTATGTACATGATGAAATTGGTGTAAATTCAAGACTTGACAGTATTCAGGCAGCAATTTTAAGAGTAAAATTAAAACATCTTGACAGTTATGCTGCCGCACGACAAAAAGCAGCAGCATATTATGATAAGGCATTTAATGGCAATTCAAAAATAACAACACCCGAAAGAAGTAAAAACTCTACTCACGTTTTTCATCAATATACCTTGGTGCTTAATGGCGTTAACCGTGATGAGTTAAGGCAATATCTGGCAGAGAAGGAAATTCCGGCCATGATTTATTATCCTATTCCATTGCATATGCAAAAGGCTTATAAAGATGAACGTTATAAAGAAGGACAGTTTCCGGTAACAGAAAAACTTTGTGCTAATGTATTGTCATTACCAATGCATACGGAATTAGATGAAGAGCAATTGGAATATATTACGCGAGCAGTACTTGAATTTTGTAAATAGAAAATAGTTTTATCCGAATAGAATTTTAATATGAACATTGGAGTTGTAGGTACAGGTTATGTAGGTTTAGTTACCGGAACTTGTTTTGCCGAAATGGGCAATCATGTAGTTTGTGTAGATATAGATCAGGCAAAGGTTGATAGTATGAAACAAGGAAAAATTCCAATCTATGAACCACATCTTGATGTATTGTTCGAAAGAAATATCAGACAAAATCGTTTGTCGTTTACCACGCAGCTTGCAGATGCAGTTAAACATTCATCAATTATATTTCTTGCATTGCCCACGCCTCCCGGTGAAGATGGCTCTGCCGATTTATCCTATGTGCTTGGTGTTGCCGACCAATTAGGAAAAATGCTTGAAGGCTATAAAATAATCATTAACAAAAGCACCGTGCCTGTTGGTACTGCCGAAGCAGTAAGAGATGCAATAGCAAAAAATTATAAAGGAGAATTTGATGTCATCTCAAATCCTGAATTTTTGCGCGAAGGATTTGCAGTGGATGATTTTATGAAACCCGATCGTGTAGTTATCGGAACACGTTCAGAGAAAGCAAAGAAAGTTATGGGAGAGCTTTATGCTCCGTTTCTGCGTCAGGGAAATCCAATATATTTTATGGACGAGCGCAGTGCAGAATTAACAAAGTATGCAGCCAACTCATTTCTGGCAACAAAAATTACTTTTATGAATGAGGTTGCCAATCTTTGCGAAAAAGTAGGAGCCAATGTAGATGCAGTGCGTATAGGCATAGGCTCTGACGACAGAATAGGAAAACGGTTTTTGTTTGCCGGTATTGGATATGGTGGAAGTTGTTTCCCAAAAGATGTGCAGGCATTGGAACATACCTCAGGAAAGTATGGATATGACTTTAGTATTTTGCAATCGGTGATGACTGTAAACAACAAACAAAAAATGTTGCTTGCAGAAAAAGTATTGGAATATTATGGGGGCAATGTAAAAGGTAAACGTTTTGCGTTATGGGGTCTTGCATTTAAGCCCGACACCGATGATATTCGCGAAGCACCATCACTATATATTATTGACTTGCTTACAAAAGCAGGTGCCACAATAAGAGCATTCGACCCGGAGGCAATGGACAATGTAAAAAAACAGATTGGAGATAAAATTGAGTTTGCTAATGATGAGTACCATGCATTAGAAGGTGCCGATGCTTTGTTGATAGCTACAGAATGGAGTGCCTTCAGAACACCTGATTTTGATAAAATGCAATCAACGCTAAAAGGTAAAGTAATTTTTGACGGACGCAATTTGTACGAGCCGCAAAAGATGCAGGAAGCAGGTTATTATTACAATAGCATTGGCCGTCAAACGGTAAAACCATGACAAAAAGAATATTAATTACCGGTGCAGCCGGATTTTTAGGATCACACCTATGCGACCGTTTCATTCGCGAAGGTTATCATGTTGTTGGAATGGACAACTTAATCACCGGTGATTTAAACAATATTGCACATCTCTTTAAACTGCGTGAGTTCGATTTTTACCATCACGATGTTTCCAAGTTTGTGCATGTACCCGGTAAGATAGATTATATTCTGCATTTTGCATCACCTGCATCACCGATAGACTATCTTAAAATTCCTATTCAGACATTAAAAGTAGGCTCTTTAGGAACGCATAATTTACTTGGATTTGCATTAGCAAAAAAAGCACGCATATTAGTGGCCAGTACTTCTGAAGTTTATGGTGACCCATTGGTGCATCCACAAAGTGAAGACTATTGGGGAAATGTAAACCCTATTGGGCCGCGTGGTGTGTATGACGAAGCCAAAAGATTTCAGGAAGCCATAACCATGGCCTATCATACCTATCATAAATTAGAAACACGTATTGTAAGAATTTTTAACACCTATGGACCTCGTATGCGTCTGAATGATGGCCGTGCATTACCTGCATTTGTTGGTCAGGCATTGCGTGGTGAAGATCTTACCGTTTTTGGTGATGGCAGTCAGTCGCGCTCGTTTTGTTATGTTGACGATTTGATAGAAGGTATCTTCCGTTTGCTGCACAGCGATTATTCACAACCCGTTAATATTGGTAACCCTGTGGAGATAACTATAAAGCAATTTGCCGAAGAGATTATCAAACTTACAGGCACCACACAAAAAATAGTCTATAAACCATTGCCACAGGATGATCCTAAACAAAGACAGCCTGATATTACACGTGCTAAAGAAATATTGGGATGGACACCTAAGGTCTCGCGTGAAGAAGGTTTAAAGATTACTTACGAATATTTTAAGTCGCTGCCATCGGAAGAACTAAACAAATCAGCACACCGCTTTAGTTGATTTTTTTTAACATTCAATAGTGACAAAGGGCTAATTTCAATGATGCCTTTCAAATACAAAACTCGGCATAAAGTCATTTTGAAATAGAAATTATTTCTTCTTTTCTTTTTGTTTGAAATATTTTCGAAACAAGAAATTCTTCTGAATGGCTTTTAAATCTTCTTCAAGTAGAAAGGAGCTTTTCTTTAACTGATTTAAAGTTTCATTAAAATCATTTTTCATGATAGTGTCAGTAAGTAAGGCCTGTGCAGTGCCTTGCCCATTAACAAGAAGGCTGGAAAACTGATTGATGTTGTTGGTAGCTGCATTTAACGAATCGGAAAGTTGTTGTAGGTTAGTTAACAGTATGGTTAATTTATTTTCAGAAATACTGTCAGCTATAAGTTTACCTAAAACGCCTTTGCCATTTTGAACACCGTTTGTTATATCATTAATATCTTTTGTAAAATTATCAATGTTATTTGTGGCTGAATTGATTGACTGAATAGATTGTCTTAAATTTTTAATTACAGCTGAATCTGAGATAAGTGTAATAAGATTATTATTCTTATTAAACCGCTGTACCAATCCTTTAAGGTCGGAGGTAATGACGGCCAGATTATCGTTAGTTTCATTCAGTGTACGGATCATCTCATCAGATTCGACAGGACGTAATGACAATAAAACATCACCTTCTTCAATTGAAGGAGATGGCGCAGGTAGCGAGTTTATGTTGACAAGTTTATTACCCATCAATCCATCGGTTCCAATACTGGCAATGGCATTTTTTTTAATATAAGGAGCCATCTTCTTTTCAATAATCATTTTTACTGTTATGGCTGAATCACTTTCAAAAATGATCTTCTGAACTGTGCCGATGTCAATGCCACCATAACGCACATTGTGCCCGGGCATAAGTCCATTTACATTCTGAAACACTGCCCCTATCTCAATTGTTTTGCTGAAAACACTGCGTTTGCTTCCAATCATATAGAGTGTAATTACCAACACCAGCAGTCCCGACAGAACGAAGAGTCCTAATTTAATATTGTTTGTTTTCGTATCGCTCATGATGCAAATTCAAAAAATTGATTAATATTTTTATCAGATGATTTTTTTAATTCATCATACGTTCCTTCCGCATAGTTCTTGCCATCAAGAAGAACAATAATTTTGTTAGCTGTAAGTTTTGCTACTGACATGTCATGCGAAATTATTACTGAAGAAGTATGATATTTATTTTGTAGATCGAGCATGAGTTGTACAATTTCCCTACTTGTTATCGGGTCGAGACCTGTTGTAGGTTCGTCATAAAGAATAAGCTGCGGCTTCATAATCAGTGTGCGTGCAATTCCAATTCGTTTACGCATACCGCCTGATAATTCAGAAGGCATCATATTGATGGCATGAAGGAGACCTACGTTATCTAAAGATTCTTCAACAAGATACTTAACTTCAGAGGGTGTTAAGGAAATCCAGTGTCTTCGCATAGGGAATTCAAGGTTCTCTCGTACAGTCATTGAGTCGTACAATGCACTGTTCTGAAATAGAAAACCAATTTTAGTACGAATCTTATCTAACGATTCCTGATCTAATTCTAGTATGTTGGTGCCAAAGACATAGATATTTCCTTTATTAGGTTTCAATAGTCCAACAATACATTTTATCAATACAGATTTTCCTGAGCCTGATTTTCCCAATACAACAATATTTTCACCCTTGACTAACTCCAAATTAAAATTGTTTAACACTACATTACTGCCAAAAGCTATGCTAAGCCCCTTTATTTTAAGAATGATATTAGCGTTATCCGTCATCAGTTCAAGCCCAATAAATCAGTTATCTGAACAGCTATTAAATCAAGAATAAAAATAATTAATGAAGATACTACTACTGCAGAATTTGCAGCGTGTCCAACACCTTCTGTTCCTTTTTGAGAGTTATATCCTTTAAAACAGCCTACAAGTCCGATAGTTAAACCAAAAAAGAATGATTTAACTAAAGCAGGAATAAAATCACTGTACTCAAGTGAATTGAAAACCTTGTTATAAAATAATTTCCAACTTACCACATCTTTAAAATTAACACCAATATAGCAAGCATAAATAGCAATTAAATCTGCCAGAATAACCAATATGGGTAACATAAATGCAATACTTAGAACACGTGTAACAACTAGAAATTTAAAAGGATTTGTACCTGAAACTTCCATGGCATCAATCTGTTCAGTAACTTTCATGGAACCAAGTTCAGCTCCTATACTTGAGCCAATTTTGCCTGCACAGATCAATGCAGTTATTACAGGACCTATTTCCCGTACAATTGAAATAGCAATCATTGCAGGGAGCCATGATGTTGCACCAAATTCTGCTAATGTGGGTCGTGATTGTACGGTAAGAACAAGACCCATAATGAATGCCGTAATGCCTACTAGTGGTAATGACTTATAGCCGTTTATAAAGGCTTGTTTAAAAAGCTCTTCCCACTCATAGCGTGGCTTAAATCCATCTTTAAA encodes:
- a CDS encoding MlaD family protein gives rise to the protein MSDTKTNNIKLGLFVLSGLLVLVITLYMIGSKRSVFSKTIEIGAVFQNVNGLMPGHNVRYGGIDIGTVQKIIFESDSAITVKMIIEKKMAPYIKKNAIASIGTDGLMGNKLVNINSLPAPSPSIEEGDVLLSLRPVESDEMIRTLNETNDNLAVITSDLKGLVQRFNKNNNLITLISDSAVIKNLRQSIQSINSATNNIDNFTKDINDITNGVQNGKGVLGKLIADSISENKLTILLTNLQQLSDSLNAATNNINQFSSLLVNGQGTAQALLTDTIMKNDFNETLNQLKKSSFLLEEDLKAIQKNFLFRKYFKQKEKKK
- a CDS encoding ABC transporter permease, which produces MKLPKGISDILHETGQLSSFVIRFFKDGFKPRYEWEELFKQAFINGYKSLPLVGITAFIMGLVLTVQSRPTLAEFGATSWLPAMIAISIVREIGPVITALICAGKIGSSIGAELGSMKVTEQIDAMEVSGTNPFKFLVVTRVLSIAFMLPILVILADLIAIYACYIGVNFKDVVSWKLFYNKVFNSLEYSDFIPALVKSFFFGLTIGLVGCFKGYNSQKGTEGVGHAANSAVVVSSLIIFILDLIAVQITDLLGLN
- a CDS encoding FtsX-like permease family protein, with the protein product MNLIIKIASRYLIGKKSHNIVNLVSLVSIAGVFTGTMALIVVLSVFNGFGNLVISLYDTFDPDIKITAVKGKTFNTDAINLETINAINGIQYAAFTIEENCLARYGEKQDIVTLKGMDSELMKKNGLSKAVITGLPILKSGERNFAIIGSGVAYALSVNMNTTNEPLMLYLPDKNFTSPSDVENSLRQMNITVGGIFAIQQDFDSKYILAPRSFVQEFIDAEGKASAMEIMLKPGVDEAAIIQKIKEITGNDFSVKNRVQQHEFLYKILSSEKWAVFLILSFIMVIGIFNILGTLTMLVIEKKKDIIILKNLGAGFTMVKKIFFMEGILITLVGVVGGLFAGGIICFMQQHFHLIKLGNADSFVVEAYPVQMQVTDFISVFLVVFCIGALASYFIATHLVKKQYSETGKV
- a CDS encoding UDP-glucuronic acid decarboxylase family protein, translating into MTKRILITGAAGFLGSHLCDRFIREGYHVVGMDNLITGDLNNIAHLFKLREFDFYHHDVSKFVHVPGKIDYILHFASPASPIDYLKIPIQTLKVGSLGTHNLLGFALAKKARILVASTSEVYGDPLVHPQSEDYWGNVNPIGPRGVYDEAKRFQEAITMAYHTYHKLETRIVRIFNTYGPRMRLNDGRALPAFVGQALRGEDLTVFGDGSQSRSFCYVDDLIEGIFRLLHSDYSQPVNIGNPVEITIKQFAEEIIKLTGTTQKIVYKPLPQDDPKQRQPDITRAKEILGWTPKVSREEGLKITYEYFKSLPSEELNKSAHRFS
- a CDS encoding DegT/DnrJ/EryC1/StrS family aminotransferase, with protein sequence MKKLHMVDLISQYQKIKPEVDKAISDTVTSSAYINGPEVKAFQAELEKYLSVGHVINCANGTDALQIAMMALNLQPGDEVITASFTYVATAEVIALLKLKPVLVEVIPGTFSIDPAAIEKAITPKTKAIVPVHLFGQCADMEPIMKIAAKHKLYVIEDVAQAIGADYTFSDGRKQKAGTIGTIGCTSFFPSKNLGCMGDGGALFTNDDTLAKKIRMIANHGQSVQYVHDEIGVNSRLDSIQAAILRVKLKHLDSYAAARQKAAAYYDKAFNGNSKITTPERSKNSTHVFHQYTLVLNGVNRDELRQYLAEKEIPAMIYYPIPLHMQKAYKDERYKEGQFPVTEKLCANVLSLPMHTELDEEQLEYITRAVLEFCK
- a CDS encoding ATP-binding cassette domain-containing protein translates to MTDNANIILKIKGLSIAFGSNVVLNNFNLELVKGENIVVLGKSGSGKSVLIKCIVGLLKPNKGNIYVFGTNILELDQESLDKIRTKIGFLFQNSALYDSMTVRENLEFPMRRHWISLTPSEVKYLVEESLDNVGLLHAINMMPSELSGGMRKRIGIARTLIMKPQLILYDEPTTGLDPITSREIVQLMLDLQNKYHTSSVIISHDMSVAKLTANKIIVLLDGKNYAEGTYDELKKSSDKNINQFFEFAS
- a CDS encoding UDP-glucose/GDP-mannose dehydrogenase family protein; translated protein: MNIGVVGTGYVGLVTGTCFAEMGNHVVCVDIDQAKVDSMKQGKIPIYEPHLDVLFERNIRQNRLSFTTQLADAVKHSSIIFLALPTPPGEDGSADLSYVLGVADQLGKMLEGYKIIINKSTVPVGTAEAVRDAIAKNYKGEFDVISNPEFLREGFAVDDFMKPDRVVIGTRSEKAKKVMGELYAPFLRQGNPIYFMDERSAELTKYAANSFLATKITFMNEVANLCEKVGANVDAVRIGIGSDDRIGKRFLFAGIGYGGSCFPKDVQALEHTSGKYGYDFSILQSVMTVNNKQKMLLAEKVLEYYGGNVKGKRFALWGLAFKPDTDDIREAPSLYIIDLLTKAGATIRAFDPEAMDNVKKQIGDKIEFANDEYHALEGADALLIATEWSAFRTPDFDKMQSTLKGKVIFDGRNLYEPQKMQEAGYYYNSIGRQTVKP